The Impatiens glandulifera chromosome 8, dImpGla2.1, whole genome shotgun sequence genome includes a window with the following:
- the LOC124912216 gene encoding extensin-2-like, whose translation MVTYRPWALCALAVCLMAASVAAEKKYVYSSPPPPYVYSSPPPPYKYTSPPPPLYIYKSPSPHPYKYTSPPPPPYKYTSPPPPPYKYTSPPPPTYKYTSPPPPPYKYTSPPPPPYKYTSPPPPPYKYTSPPPPPYVYKSPPPPPYKYTSPPPPPYIYKSPPPPPYKYTSPPPPSYIYKSPPPPSYKYTSPPPPSYVYSSPPPSAYIYKSPPPPSYVYKSPPPPPYKYSSPPPLSYVYKSPPPPPYVYSSPPPPPYVYKSPPPPPYVYSSPPPPPYIYKSPPSPPYVYSSPPPPPYVYKSPPPPPYVYKSPPPPPYVYSSPPPPPYNYKSPPPPPYVYSSPPPPPYVYKSPPPPPYVYSSPPPPPYIYKSPPPPPYVYSSPPPPPYVYKSPPPPPYVYSSLPPPPYIYKSPPPPPYVYSSPPPPPYVYKSPPPPPYVYSSPPPPPYIYKSPPPPPYVYSSPPPPPYVYSSPPPPPYVYKSPPPPSYKYSSPPPPSYVYKSPPPPSYVYSSPPPPSYVYKSPPPPPYKYSSPPPSPYVYKSPPPPPYKYSSPPPPTYIYKSPPPPPYVYSSPPPPPYIYKSPPPPSYKYSSPPPPTYFYSSPPPHPYVYSSPPPPSYLYKSPPPLYYK comes from the coding sequence atggttactTATAGGCCTTGGGCACTTTGTGCCTTGGCTGTATGTTTGATGGCGGCTAGTGTTGCAGCCGAAAAGAAATATGTATACTCGTCTCCGCCACCTCCATATGTGTACTCGTCTCCACCACCTCCTTATAAGTATACATCTCCGCCGCCGccattatatatttacaaatctCCCTCACCGCATCCTTATAAGTATACATCTCCACCACCGCCTCCTTATAAGTATACTTCTCCACCACCGCCTCCTTATAAGTATACTTCTCCACCACCGCCAACTTATAAATATACTTCTCCACCACCGCCACCTTATAAATATACATCTCCACCACCGCCACCTTATAAGTATACATCTCCACCACCGCCGCCATATAAGTACACATCTCCACCACCGCCGCCATACGTTTACAAGTCTCCCCCACCACCTCCTTATAAGTATACATCTCCACCTCCACCGCCATACATTTACAAATCTCCCCCACCGCCTCCTTATAAGTATACATCTCCACCCCCGCCGTCATACATTTACAAATCTCCCCCACCGCCTTCTTATAAATATActtctccaccaccaccatcatATGTGTACTCATCTCCACCACCGTCGGCATATATTTAtaagtctccaccaccaccatcatACGTTTACAAGTCTCCCCCACCACCTCCTTATAAATATTCATCTCCACCACCACTTTCATATGTTTACAAGTCTCCACCACCTCCTCCATATGTGTACtcatctccaccaccaccaccatatgTTTACAAGTCTCCCCCACCTCCTCCATATGTGTACTCATCTCCCCCACCACCACCCTACATTTATAAGTCTCCCCCATCTCCTCCATATGTGTACtcatctccaccaccaccaccatatgTTTACAAGTCTCCACCACCTCCTCCATATGTCtacaagtctccaccaccacctccatATGTGTACTCGTCTCCGCCACCACCACCCTACAATTATAAGTCTCCCCCACCTCCTCCATATGTCTACtcatctccaccaccaccaccatatgTTTACAAGTCTCCCCCACCTCCTCCATATGTGTACTCATCTCCGCCACCACCACCCTACATCTATAAGTCTCCCCCACCTCCTCCATATGTGTACTCatctccaccaccaccgccATATGTTTACAAGTCTCCCCCACCTCCTCCATATGTGTACTCATCTCTGCCACCACCACCCTACATTTATAAGTCTCCCCCACCTCCTCCATATGTGTACTCatctccaccaccaccgccATATGTTTACAAGTCTCCCCCGCCTCCTCCATATGTGTACTCATCTCCCCCACCACcaccatatatttataagtctccaccaccaccgCCATATGTGTACTCATCTCCCCCGCCTCCTCCATATGTGTACTCATCTCCCCCACCACCACCATATGTTTATAAGTCTCCACCACCTCCTTCTTATAAGTATtcatctccaccaccaccatcatATGTTTACAAGTCTCCACCACCTCCTTCCTATGTGTACtcttctccaccaccaccatcatATGTTTACAAGTCTCCACCACCTCCTCCATATAAATACTCATCTCCACCACCTTCACCATATGTAtacaagtctccaccaccacctccttaCAAGTACTCCTCTCCGCCACCACCAACTTACATTTACAAGTCTCCGCCACCCCCTCCTTACGTATACTCATCTCCACCACCCCCTCCATATATAtacaagtctccaccaccaccttcTTACAAGTACTCCTCCCCGCCACCACCAACCTATTTTTACTCATCTCCACCACCACATCCCTATGTTTACtcatctccaccaccaccttcTTACCTCtataagtcacctcctccacttTATTACAAGTGA